Proteins encoded together in one Solanum lycopersicum chromosome 7, SLM_r2.1 window:
- the LOC101261246 gene encoding protein MANNAN SYNTHESIS-RELATED 1-like yields the protein MARDVRQVVAGLLTGSMLIMLCNMVKRDHFDPIYVENLSVQYDLVKVSKQSLVKLSDKGGIWRENFALKPCWRKPLSTTNEEQGKGYIFFNLTDNPEDHITQIANAVVVAKYVGATLVLPEIKGSQTGHKRQFGDIYDIERFMTSLDGTIQVVKDPPMEASKVNITNIKVPFIVTKDFIESKIKPLFKAKGNLMLTTNLSPSTMSKAKEIIRKDNIKMDPNACLAIFGSLELQQELNQLVSSMIGTLRSLSYKTNGQFVAMDLKVESLGKLCKGNVIKTKDCFEAKDIGEFLKKIGYQRHTTIYLTQSGWHSSLDDFRKIFPNTFTKDAIIPAYEKAKYQITKSSDFEKVIDFQVCTQADVFVPTISNLFYTNVVAKRIASGKTEVLDPTQKDSTSSSIVNYVSPYISKKSHWAYSCFC from the exons atggcaaGAGATGTAAGGCAAGTGGTGGCTGGTTTATTAACAGGTTCAATGCTTATAATGCTTTGCAATATGGTTAAAAGAGATCATTTTGATCCTATTTATGTG gaAAATCTTTCAGTGCAATATGATTTGGTAAAAGTTTCAAAGCAAAGTCTTGTTAAACTCTCAGACAAAGGAGGGATTTGGAGGGAAAATTTTGCCCTTAAACCTTGTTGGAGGAAGCCATTATCAACAA CAAATGAAGAACAGGGCAAAGGCTACATCTTTTTTAATCTAACAGACAACCCTGAAGATCATATTACACAG ATTGCTAATGCAGTAGTTGTGGCCAAATATGTTGGGGCAACTCTAGTCCTTCCTGAAATAAAAGGAAGCCAAACAGGGCATAAGAG GCAATTTGGTGATATTTATGACATAGAGAGATTCATGACAAGTTTAGATGGCACAATTCAAGTAGTGAAAGATCCACCAATGGAAGCATCAAAAGTGAACATCACAAACATAAAGGTGCCTTTCATTGTGACCAAAGACTTCATTGAATCCAAAATTAAGCCACTATTCAAAGCCAAAGGAAACTTAATGCTTACAACAAACTTGTCACCTTCAACTATGTCAAAAGCTAAAGAGATCATTAGAAAAGACAATATAAAGATGGACCCTAATGCATGTTTAGCAATATTTGGGAGCCTTGAGTTACAACAAGAGTTAAATCAATTGGTTAGCTCAATGATTGGGACATTAAGAAGTTTGAGCTATAAAACAAATGGACAATTTGTTGCTATGGACTTAAAGGTTGAATCATTGGGAAAATTGTGCAAAGGGAATGTGATTAAAACAAAGGATTGTTTTGAGGCCAAAGACATTGGTGAGTTCTTGAAGAAGATTGGTTATCAAAGGCACACTACTATTTACTTGACTCAAAGTGGATGGCATAGCAGTCTTGATGATTTCAGAAAGATCTTCCCCAACACATTCACCAAG GATGCTATCATTCCAGCATATGAGAAGGCTAAGTACCAAATCACAAAAAGTTCTGATTTTGAGAAAGTGATTGACTTCCAAGTATGCACACAAGCTGATGTATTTGTACCAACAATCTCCAATCTATTCTACACTAATGTTGTAGCAAAGAGAATTGCCTCTGGTAAGACAGAGGTACTTGATCCAACACAAAAGGATTCTACTTCATCTTCTATTGTCAACTATGTCTCTCCATACATATCCAAGAAATCACATTGGGCTTATTCATGCTTTTGTTGA